Proteins encoded within one genomic window of Gloeobacter kilaueensis JS1:
- a CDS encoding glycosyltransferase — MNWSGGSETFSIEMARRLSEYFEVELLSGGPCGAWSTRSGGVPRTRAWSAFRHPLLVPLWQRFTDIPEIWWEHLTNYFPCLLHLLKQPADLIFPNDGVGGLAVAWTVRALVGTPMLYTEHCGLLHDGRILARNLAFQPDQLVVFYDEMARFARSRRPEQAVSVIHNGVDTRRFSPEGERVELDLSGPVVLCVASLRRDGHKRLHLAIEAMAKVPEASLLICGDGPDRTYYEQLASEKIGAGRYRICTFPFEQMPAVYRACHAFTLPSIDEPCALSQLEALASGLGIVATDDSSRRQIVGEGGLLCDVTDSDAYAECLRRILSSEWKDKAVRSAERFSWDRLALVYRDVIVQTISRKNSRFKKRETD; from the coding sequence GTGAACTGGAGCGGCGGCTCTGAGACCTTCAGTATTGAGATGGCCAGGCGGTTATCTGAGTACTTCGAGGTCGAGCTTCTAAGCGGTGGCCCCTGTGGTGCCTGGAGCACCCGCAGTGGCGGTGTTCCGCGCACACGTGCCTGGAGCGCTTTTCGCCATCCCTTGCTCGTTCCGCTCTGGCAACGCTTTACCGATATTCCTGAAATCTGGTGGGAACACCTTACCAATTATTTTCCCTGTTTATTGCATCTGCTCAAACAACCAGCGGACCTGATTTTTCCGAACGATGGCGTAGGCGGTCTGGCGGTGGCGTGGACAGTTCGGGCTCTCGTGGGCACTCCCATGCTTTACACCGAACACTGCGGCCTTCTCCATGATGGTCGCATTCTCGCCCGCAACCTCGCCTTTCAGCCGGATCAGCTCGTGGTGTTCTACGACGAGATGGCACGTTTTGCCCGCAGCAGGCGGCCCGAGCAGGCTGTCAGCGTCATTCATAACGGGGTGGACACAAGACGTTTTTCGCCGGAAGGAGAGCGGGTTGAACTGGACCTGTCTGGCCCAGTCGTACTGTGCGTGGCCTCTCTACGGCGCGATGGCCATAAACGTCTGCATCTGGCTATCGAAGCGATGGCAAAAGTACCTGAGGCCAGCCTGCTCATCTGCGGCGACGGCCCTGATCGGACGTATTACGAACAACTTGCGAGCGAGAAGATAGGAGCCGGGCGCTATCGCATCTGTACTTTCCCCTTCGAGCAGATGCCCGCAGTCTATAGAGCCTGTCATGCCTTTACTCTCCCTTCGATCGACGAACCTTGTGCGCTCTCTCAACTGGAGGCACTGGCCAGTGGTCTTGGGATCGTCGCAACCGACGATTCATCGCGACGACAAATCGTCGGTGAAGGCGGCCTTCTCTGCGATGTAACCGATAGCGATGCCTACGCCGAATGCTTGAGACGGATACTGAGCAGTGAATGGAAGGACAAAGCCGTTCGAAGCGCAGAACGCTTTAGCTGGGATCGACTCGCGCTCGTATACCGGGATGTTATCGTCCAGACAATTAGCCGAAAAAATTCCCGCTTCAAGAAGCGGGAGACCGATTGA
- a CDS encoding IPT/TIG domain-containing protein translates to MALAQAATVSSFSPTSGMPGTKVVIKGSGFYTGTSSVKFGNGYATYSVDSDSQITATLPNNATTGKIVVNVNGSLTSSSGSFNVPIYISSFSPSSGWPGTKIVIKGAGFYNAVSSIKFGDGYATYSVDSDSQITATLPSDASTGSIIAKSSVGKAYSSTPFSVGGSTPSITSVSPTSGPPGTQLIVTGSNLNGASSVKVGNTYLTYAINSTNQITATTPTGNFSGPVTVKTSTGTATSSSSFSSAPASISSFSPTNGTIYTQVVIKGTNLINVTSVAFQGADGNPAYGEYTWDSSSQVTATVPTTARSGPITLSMGDSQVSTSQNFTLPDAGVPADVPSGSAYVDSPTSAPSGWTSATYWGQSIVDTNQPSSPGSVEIDYMELWCVVSGKNTLMQHDEGTMAGGLYVRDPWYGNNDAHDPMPWSYNAANNSTTFTPTTAADKVWHFYGTAYPRPSFAANTVSSCSVKGRLKITGPVLVQIGADYWINSTASYGGLDVNNHQMGVSNWYFASPDWQDVSFP, encoded by the coding sequence GTGGCTCTCGCACAAGCTGCCACGGTCAGCAGCTTCTCACCCACCAGCGGGATGCCCGGCACCAAGGTTGTGATCAAGGGCTCCGGTTTTTACACCGGCACTAGTTCTGTCAAATTTGGCAACGGCTACGCTACCTACTCCGTCGATTCTGACAGCCAGATTACTGCTACTTTGCCTAATAACGCTACTACCGGTAAGATCGTTGTCAACGTCAATGGTTCTTTGACCAGCAGCAGCGGCAGCTTCAACGTTCCTATCTACATCAGTAGCTTTTCACCCAGCAGCGGTTGGCCTGGCACCAAGATTGTGATCAAGGGCGCAGGCTTTTACAACGCTGTAAGCTCCATCAAGTTCGGCGACGGCTATGCTACTTACTCCGTCGATTCCGACAGCCAGATTACCGCCACCCTTCCCAGCGATGCCTCGACTGGCAGCATCATAGCTAAAAGCAGTGTAGGCAAGGCTTACAGTTCGACGCCTTTTAGCGTCGGTGGTTCGACACCATCGATTACGAGTGTTTCACCCACCAGCGGCCCTCCCGGTACCCAACTCATCGTCACAGGCTCCAACCTCAACGGTGCCAGTTCCGTCAAAGTCGGCAACACCTACCTCACCTACGCCATCAACTCCACCAACCAGATCACAGCCACCACACCCACCGGCAACTTCAGTGGACCCGTCACTGTCAAAACCAGCACCGGCACCGCCACCAGCAGTTCCTCCTTCAGCAGTGCCCCTGCCAGCATCAGCAGTTTCTCACCCACTAACGGCACCATCTACACCCAGGTCGTCATCAAAGGCACTAACCTCATCAACGTTACCAGCGTTGCCTTTCAAGGAGCAGACGGCAACCCGGCCTATGGCGAGTACACCTGGGACTCCTCCAGCCAGGTGACAGCAACTGTTCCTACTACCGCCAGAAGTGGACCTATCACCCTCTCAATGGGCGATAGCCAGGTGAGCACCAGCCAGAACTTTACCCTGCCGGACGCCGGGGTACCAGCGGATGTGCCGAGCGGTTCGGCTTATGTCGATAGCCCGACATCTGCCCCGTCCGGCTGGACGTCTGCGACCTACTGGGGCCAGTCGATCGTCGATACCAACCAGCCGAGCAGTCCAGGCAGTGTGGAGATCGACTACATGGAGCTGTGGTGCGTCGTGAGCGGCAAGAATACCTTGATGCAGCACGACGAGGGAACAATGGCAGGTGGTCTTTACGTGCGCGACCCCTGGTACGGCAACAACGACGCCCACGACCCGATGCCCTGGAGCTACAACGCCGCCAACAACTCGACGACATTTACACCGACCACGGCAGCGGACAAAGTCTGGCATTTTTATGGAACGGCCTATCCGCGTCCATCCTTTGCGGCGAACACGGTGAGCAGTTGCTCGGTGAAGGGCCGCTTGAAGATTACCGGTCCGGTGCTGGTGCAGATTGGCGCAGACTACTGGATCAACTCGACTGCCTCCTACGGAGGACTGGATGTGAACAACCACCAGATGGGAGTGAGCAACTGGTACTTTGCTTCTCCAGACTGGCAGGATGTCTCCTTCCCTTGA
- a CDS encoding nucleotidyltransferase family protein has protein sequence MKAFILAAGKGTRLRPFTDALPKPLMPVLNKPVMAHILNLCHKHGFDQLVANLHYRGEKISAFFSNGADYDVSLQYSWEEQLLGTAGGVRRQADFLANDTFLVISGDVMTDIDLTALLKFHRESGAVATMAVKEVGDPSRFGIVVTETDGRVTRFQEKPARGTEQSRLANTGIYVLEPEVFNWIPPMAFFDFGNDLFPMLVAKGAPVYAMHTDAYWSDVGTLGQYLYTHWQLLTHPGTKERIGNNTLIEPGAVVSEQALVGSNCVIEAGARVLGYSCVSNSCVIRSGTVVCDSVVWTTEQFAHILSGELVRSIWGDGKQVSLDMPNL, from the coding sequence ATGAAAGCCTTCATTCTTGCCGCTGGCAAAGGCACGCGGCTGCGTCCCTTCACTGACGCCTTACCCAAGCCACTGATGCCTGTGCTCAATAAGCCGGTGATGGCCCATATTCTGAATCTGTGCCACAAACACGGCTTTGATCAGCTCGTGGCGAATCTGCATTATCGGGGCGAGAAGATCAGCGCCTTTTTTAGCAACGGTGCCGATTATGATGTTTCTCTGCAGTACTCATGGGAGGAGCAATTGCTGGGCACTGCCGGTGGAGTGCGACGGCAGGCGGACTTTCTGGCAAACGATACCTTCTTGGTGATCTCGGGGGATGTTATGACAGACATCGACCTCACCGCCTTGCTAAAGTTTCATCGTGAAAGCGGCGCTGTCGCTACTATGGCCGTCAAGGAAGTTGGCGACCCTAGCCGTTTTGGCATCGTTGTGACAGAGACAGACGGACGGGTGACACGTTTTCAAGAAAAGCCTGCCCGTGGTACAGAACAATCGCGTCTGGCAAACACGGGAATTTATGTCTTAGAACCCGAGGTGTTCAACTGGATACCGCCGATGGCCTTCTTCGACTTTGGGAACGACCTGTTTCCAATGCTGGTGGCAAAGGGAGCACCCGTCTACGCCATGCACACCGACGCCTACTGGTCAGATGTCGGCACTCTGGGTCAGTACCTCTATACCCACTGGCAGTTGTTGACCCATCCGGGCACGAAGGAGCGAATCGGCAACAATACGCTCATTGAGCCAGGGGCAGTTGTCTCTGAGCAGGCTCTAGTTGGCAGTAACTGCGTAATTGAGGCTGGAGCACGGGTGCTTGGTTATAGTTGTGTGAGCAACTCTTGCGTCATCCGCTCTGGAACTGTTGTATGCGATAGTGTTGTCTGGACAACGGAACAATTCGCCCACATTCTCTCCGGCGAACTGGTCCGCTCGATTTGGGGAGATGGAAAACAGGTCTCTCTCGACATGCCAAATTTGTGA
- a CDS encoding lipopolysaccharide biosynthesis protein yields the protein MNLRQKAVKGVGWSAVQNFGSQAVGLSVYLILARLLGPEVFGLVALASIFVAFVQVFQDQGLNEAIIQRQKLDELHLDTAFWTNSVMGLLLTLLGVIGSSWVALFFREPRLSPVICVLSLGFVIGSLSAVQQAILTRDFAFKALAARSLSATCCGGVVGIAMAIAGFGVWSLVGQQLTNQFIGLAMLWRASPWRPKLRVSRKHLGELLAFGANVTGYNLSNFFNRRSDDFLIGYFLGPVALGYYSIAYRILTVMVQLLTTTTTQVALPAFSQLQQQPERLRSAFYTVTQFTSLISFPIFLAVAALAPELVATLFGSKWTASVSVMQVLCLVGIQQSIFFFNSTVLMAMGKPSWRLWLNLLNSACGVVAFALAVRWGIVAVAAAYVLRVYLLSPFTYWAVDRLIHLDWKMYLRQFLPALAGSIALLLVITAIKSIVRESLIPYQLLLICSGASLGTYLFVLRFSSPNLFKRMLDTLRLFLPRAAARVP from the coding sequence ATGAATCTACGCCAGAAAGCTGTAAAGGGAGTAGGGTGGTCTGCTGTCCAGAATTTCGGGAGTCAGGCTGTCGGCTTATCAGTCTACTTGATCTTGGCTCGCCTGCTCGGGCCGGAAGTGTTTGGACTGGTGGCCCTCGCCAGCATTTTTGTGGCTTTCGTACAGGTCTTTCAAGATCAGGGCCTTAACGAGGCCATCATTCAGCGTCAGAAGCTGGATGAGTTGCATCTGGATACAGCTTTCTGGACCAATTCTGTTATGGGGCTGCTTCTGACGCTTTTGGGTGTCATCGGCAGCAGTTGGGTGGCCCTGTTCTTTCGTGAACCACGGCTCAGTCCAGTGATCTGCGTTTTGTCCCTTGGGTTTGTCATTGGTTCTCTAAGTGCAGTTCAGCAGGCGATCCTCACCCGCGACTTTGCCTTTAAGGCGCTGGCGGCTCGTTCACTCAGTGCAACCTGCTGCGGTGGTGTGGTCGGCATCGCTATGGCTATAGCTGGCTTCGGCGTCTGGAGCTTGGTTGGTCAACAGTTAACCAACCAGTTCATTGGCCTTGCCATGTTATGGCGAGCAAGCCCTTGGCGTCCGAAGCTGCGCGTCTCCCGTAAACATCTGGGTGAATTGCTCGCTTTTGGCGCGAATGTTACAGGCTACAACCTGTCCAACTTTTTCAATCGTCGTTCCGACGATTTCTTAATTGGTTACTTTCTTGGCCCTGTAGCTCTAGGTTACTACAGCATCGCCTACCGTATCTTGACGGTAATGGTTCAGTTGCTCACGACAACAACGACACAGGTGGCATTGCCTGCATTTTCACAACTCCAGCAGCAACCAGAACGATTGCGCTCGGCCTTTTATACGGTCACGCAGTTTACTAGCTTGATCTCTTTTCCGATTTTTCTTGCTGTCGCTGCGCTAGCTCCAGAACTGGTCGCAACCCTTTTTGGCAGCAAATGGACAGCGAGCGTTTCTGTTATGCAGGTGCTCTGTCTCGTCGGCATTCAACAATCTATATTTTTCTTTAACAGTACGGTCTTAATGGCAATGGGAAAGCCATCCTGGCGTCTGTGGCTCAATTTGTTGAACTCTGCCTGCGGGGTGGTTGCCTTTGCTCTGGCAGTTCGTTGGGGTATTGTAGCAGTGGCAGCAGCCTACGTTCTGCGCGTCTATCTGCTCTCACCTTTTACGTATTGGGCAGTTGATCGGCTCATTCACTTGGACTGGAAAATGTATCTCCGTCAGTTTCTCCCGGCTCTAGCTGGCTCAATAGCGCTACTTCTGGTCATTACAGCGATCAAAAGCATTGTCAGAGAGTCATTAATCCCTTACCAGTTGCTGCTAATCTGTAGCGGTGCCAGTTTGGGTACTTATCTGTTTGTTCTGCGCTTCAGTTCCCCCAACTTGTTCAAGCGTATGCTCGACACCTTACGTCTGTTTCTGCCAAGGGCTGCAGCACGGGTTCCCTAG